The following nucleotide sequence is from Hevea brasiliensis isolate MT/VB/25A 57/8 chromosome 7, ASM3005281v1, whole genome shotgun sequence.
TTTTGTTCCCAACAACAACCGCGTGCTCTTGTCTTTAAATTCAGAACACACACTAGCTTTCGATTTCAACCCCCTTCCTGTTGCGTGTCCCCGTCACGTGCCGCCGAACGAGAGTGGTGTTTTCAATCTCCCCTGTCATTAAAAGTAGCTCGCTGTCTTTATCAACCTGTCTCTCAGTTTACTTCTCCTCCTCGCAGAGAAAGTAGTGAGCTCTACTCCGCTGTCTGAGTTGCACGGCTGCGATACTTGGTCAACGACATCGTTTTTGCCTTGGAAAGTTACTAGCTTTTCTTTTTGAAACATAGAGAGAGATGTATGCTGTGCAACAATTATCTCCTTTGAAGTCAGAGGCCGTTCTCCGTCGATTAGCGGCGGTGACGGGTGCTGCAAAGCATGAGGTTCGGCAGAAGAGGACCCGAGTGCCGGTGTCACGAGTTAATGGTTCTGGGTCAATCCGGGCAGTAATAAGCAGTGATGACAAGGCTGTTGAGTCTGCTAAGTCTAATAAGGAGGTAAGTGAGCGGTCAGTGTTGTCTTCCTCTGATGAGAAAAGAGGAGGAGAGATTGATGTGAGGGCAGTGATCACtataaggaagaagatgaaagagAAGATCAATGAGAAGATTGAAGATCAGTGGGAGTATTTTTTGAATGGGATTGGTCAAGGGATCTTGATTCAACTTATTAGTGAGGAGATTGACCCTGGTtagcatctctctctctctctctctctctctctctcttgaattaaagcttcttcttcttcttcttcttcttgaaattcattctttTTCCGTTCTGTTCTATCTTGTAGAGACCAACTCAGGAAAGAGCGTGCAGTCTTCGGTGAGAGGCTGGTTGCCAAAGCCATCAAACCATGTTCATATTGTTGAGTATGCAGCTGACTTCACCGTTCCTTGCGACTTTGGCAATCCTGGAGCTGTTCTTATTACCAATCTTCATGGCAAGGAGTTCTACTTGGTGGAGATTGTAATTCATGGTTTCGGTGGAGGTCCCTTTTTCTTCTCTGCAAATACCTGGATTCATTCCCAAAAAGACAATCCTGAAAGCAGAATTATCTTCAAAAATCAAGTGAGATCACTGTTTAATGGTTACtcctttttctttcctttatctAAATTGTTATTTTTAACTGATGCATATGCTATTTGAACAGGCTTACCTACCATCCCAGACACCTCCTGGTATTAAAGATCTACGGCGTGAAGACTTGCTTAGCATTCGCGGCAATGGGAAAGGCGAGAGAAAGCGTCATGATAGAATTTATGATTATGCTACATATAATGATCTGGGCAATCCTGACAAGGATGAAGATCTTGCTAGGCCTGTCATTGGTGGTAGTAAGGATTTGCCTTATCCTAGGCGCTGTAGAACTGGCGGACCTCCAACCAAGACAGGTATGACCTTCTCTaaagaatttgatcaaattatattCATGATATTTTCATCTCTACTAACTTGAATTGTGTATGCATTTCTTTAGATCCTCGATCTGAGAGTAGAATTGAAAAGCCACACCCAGTGTATGTTCCTCGGGATGAAACTTTCGACGAGATCAAGCAGAGCACTTTCTCTGCTGGAAGGTTGAAAGCTCTGCTTCACAATCTCATTCCATCTATTGCTGCTGCATTGTCAAGTTCAGATATTCCCTTCAAATGTTTCTCTGATATTGATAAGCTATACAATGATGGTCTTCTCTTAAGAACCGAAGAACATAAAGTAGTTCATCCTGCATTGGGTAATGTTATGAAACAGGTTATTAGCGTTGGCGAAAGGTTATTGAAATATGAAATCCCAGCTATCATAAAACGTATGTATTTTCGTTCTTCCTCCGTTGCTTCATTCATAGCGTACAATGGGTTCTCGTTTTTCAACTACATTACAATAGCTTTTTCAAGTCTCAAACTACATTCCCTTATGCTTGCTAAAAAGTGGCCAAAAGGTTATATCTTGTGtaatttatatgtatatatatacatatatgtgcaGGGGATAGATTTGCTTGGTTGCGCGATAATGAGTTTGCTCGCCAGACTTTGGCCGGGGTCAATCCAGTGAACATTGAGATTTTGAAGGTAATGTTAAAAATCATATTCTGTCCTTGCTGTTGTTTAAAAGGTTGCCCTCTTGCCAATTCTGCTTTTTGAGTCATTGGGTTGGATTCTGTTTTACAGGAATTTCCAATTCTCAGTAAACTAGACCCTGCTGTATATGGCCCTCCAGAATCAGCACTCACCAAGGAGTTAATAGAGCATGAACTCAATGGAATGAGCGTAGAAAAGGTACATGTTCTGTGTAGGCGTACTAATTACATCCACAGAAAGGCATTCACTTTGCTGATATATAATTGCCTTATTTACAGCATTATTACTGTTTTAATCTGCATTTTCTCAGGCTAATTGGACTTCTTAGTAAACCAACAGCAAAATGGCACAATCTTTCTTTTATTAATCACCCGTAATTTCACAGCATCAGCTGGTTCTGTTATGTGATTCCTATGTGAAACTTTTAAACATTGATGGTGAAGAACAGCACTTTTTTAACCCTGCTCTGATTCTTGATACAGGCAATTGAGGAGAACAGGCTGTTTATACTTGATTTCCATGACATGCTTTTGCCGTTTATGAACAAGATGAACTCCTTGCCAGGGAGAAAAGCTTACGCCTCAAGGACGGTTTTCTTCTATAACCGAGCTGGTATGCTGAGGCCAGTAGCTATTGAGCTTTCACTTCCTCCTACACGTTCTTCACCTTGCAATAAACATGTTTACACTCATGGGCATGATGCTACAACACACTGGATTTGGAAGCTAGCCAAAGCTCATGTCTGCTCCAATGATGCTGGGGTCCATCAACTAGTAAATCACTGGTAAAAGAATGGTTTCAACTCCacaacaataacaatttaaatatttaaatattgtgatattgGAAGCATTGCAAGTTTACTTCTTGATCATTATTTTGGATTGAAGTCTGATATTGAGGTTGAAACTG
It contains:
- the LOC110640479 gene encoding lipoxygenase 6, chloroplastic translates to MYAVQQLSPLKSEAVLRRLAAVTGAAKHEVRQKRTRVPVSRVNGSGSIRAVISSDDKAVESAKSNKEVSERSVLSSSDEKRGGEIDVRAVITIRKKMKEKINEKIEDQWEYFLNGIGQGILIQLISEEIDPETNSGKSVQSSVRGWLPKPSNHVHIVEYAADFTVPCDFGNPGAVLITNLHGKEFYLVEIVIHGFGGGPFFFSANTWIHSQKDNPESRIIFKNQAYLPSQTPPGIKDLRREDLLSIRGNGKGERKRHDRIYDYATYNDLGNPDKDEDLARPVIGGSKDLPYPRRCRTGGPPTKTDPRSESRIEKPHPVYVPRDETFDEIKQSTFSAGRLKALLHNLIPSIAAALSSSDIPFKCFSDIDKLYNDGLLLRTEEHKVVHPALGNVMKQVISVGERLLKYEIPAIIKRDRFAWLRDNEFARQTLAGVNPVNIEILKEFPILSKLDPAVYGPPESALTKELIEHELNGMSVEKAIEENRLFILDFHDMLLPFMNKMNSLPGRKAYASRTVFFYNRAGMLRPVAIELSLPPTRSSPCNKHVYTHGHDATTHWIWKLAKAHVCSNDAGVHQLVNHWLRTHACMEPYIIATHRQLSAMHPIYKLLHPHMRYTLEINALARQSLINGGGIIEASFSPGKYAMEISSAAYKSMWRFDMEALPADLIRRGMAVEDPSMPCGVRLVIEDYPYASDGLLIWSAIKEWVESYVNHFYSEPNSVTSDIELQAWWDEIKNKGHYDKRNEPWWPKLNTKEDLSGILTIMIWIASGQHAAINFGQYPFGGYVPNRPTLMRKLIPQEDEPDYEKFMLNPQHTFLSSLPTQLQATKVMAVQDTLSTHSPDEEYLGQVNQLHSHWINDHEILEMFNRFSAQLEEMERTINMRNKDISLKNRTGAGIPPYELLLPSSGPGVTGRGIPNSISI